The sequence below is a genomic window from Candidatus Eisenbacteria bacterium.
CACCACCAAGGCGCCCTCCCTCGCGCTGCCCGGCCCTGCGTCCGAGAAGTGGTTCGACACCGAAGCAGAATATCTCGCGCCGGGGATTCAGAGCGTCGCACTCTTTGCACGGCTCTGCATCGACCGGGGTGAGGGGGCACTGCTCTACGACGTCGACGGCAATCGCTACATCGACCTGCTGGCCGGCGTCGGCGTGGCCAGCCTGGGGTATGCGCATCCGCGCTACGTCGAGGCGCTCCGGCGGCAGCTGGCGCGGGTTCATGTGGGAAGCTTCACGACCGAGAACCGGGCCGCCTTGGTGAAGCTCCTCGCGGAGATCACGCCCGGGGACCTTCGCCGAACGCAGTTCTACAGCGGCGGGGCCGAAGCCGTCGAGGCCGCGATCCGCCTGGCTCAGTCCCACACGGGCAAGAGCGAGGTGATCGCCTTCTGGGGAGGATTTCACGGCAAGACGGGCGGGGTCCTGCCGCTTCTCGGAAGCAACTTCAAGCATGCGCTCGGCCCGCTCATGCCGGGGCGGTACCTAAGCCCCTATGCTTCCTGCGCCCGATGCGCCTTCGACAAGACATTTCCATCGTGCGGCTGGCACTGCGTCGAGTTTCTCCGGCAGAAGATCGACGTCGAGACGGCACGGAACGTCGCCGCGATCCTCGTCGAGCCCATCCAGGGCACGTCGGGCAATATCATTCCGCCTCGCGGATACTTGAAGGAGCTGGAGGGGCTCGCGCGGGAGCTGGGAGCGCTTCTGATCTGCGACGAGATGATCACCGGATTCGGCCGCACGGGGATGATGTTCGGCGTCGACCACGACGGGATCGTTCCCGACGTCATGACGGTGGGGAAGGGCTTCGGTGGCGGGTTCCCCATGAGCGCCATCATCGCGCGTGAATCGGTCGCCTTCGCCAAGCCTTTCGCCAACCCGAGCGGGAGCTCGTCCAGCTACGGGGGAAACCCTCTCGCGGCGGCCGCGGCCCGCGTCACGGTCGAGACGATCCTCGCCGAGCGCCTCGTGGACAACGCGCGGAGGGTCGGAGACGTCATGCTGACCGAGATGAAGAGTTGGGAGCGGGAGATTCCGATCGTCAGCGACGTCCGGGGGCGCGGGCTTCTCCTCGGGATGGATCTCGTCGTGCCCGGAACCCGTCAATGGCTGGACAAGAAGACGACGCGCTGGATCTTCGACACCCTTCTCACCCGAGGGGTGCTCGCGATGATCTACAACCCGGAGGTTCGCATCAATCCTCCCTTGGTGATCAACGAGGAGTTGGCCATGGAGGCGCTGGCAGCGATGAAGGGAGTCCTGCGTGAAGCCTCCGATCGACTTGGCTGATAAGGGCGCGGAAGTCGAGGAATGGCTCGACCTCCGCTTCTTCCGGCCGCTCGGCTACTGGATTGCCAAGGCGCTTCAACCGACGCGCGTCTCCGCCAACCAGGTCACCTTGTGGTCTCTGGCGACGGGACTGGTCGCCGGGCACCTCTTCTACTACGCGGGCCCCTGGCCCGGCGCCCTTGGCTTCGTACTCTTCATCATCTCCGACATCTTTGACAGCGCCGATGGACAGCTGGCGCGGCTGCGCAGCGTCGAATCCCGGTTCGGGCGCATCGTGGACGGTCTCGCAGACAACCTCCGCTTCGCGAATCTATACCTGACCCTGATGGCCCGCCTCGCGGTGCAGGGCAGGAACTGGTTCGACCTTCTCCTTGTCCTCGCCGCCGGCCTGAGCCAGTCCCTTCAGGGCACGTCGGTCGACTTCATCCGGTTGTCCTTTCTCTCCCTTGGGCCCGGCCATCGGGAGCCCGTCGAGCTCCCCGAGGAGGTTGCCGTTCCGCGCCAAGGATCGCTCTTCCAGAAACTCGCCGCGTTCGCCTACCGGGCGTACGTGCGGAGGCAGTCTTGGATGTTTCCCCGAAGCATGGAGTTGGAGCGACGCCTGCGGCAGGGTCTCCTCCCCGAGCAGGAGATTCGTTCCTGCCGGCTCCGCCAGCGGGCCGTGGTGAACCTCTGCGCCTGGCAGGGCCATAACATCCGATTTGGCCTGCTTGGGGCGGCGGCGGTATTGGGCTGGATCGAGGGGTACCTCTGGGTGACGGTGACGGTGATGAACATCCTTCTTCTGGTGAGTGTGGCCCTCTATGAGGGGAACGCGCGGAACCTGCTCGAGGCCGTCCGTTCCGATGCCCTTGTCACCGTCGCCGAATCCTGACCGGCCTCCGCTGCGAGGCGTGATCGTCGGCGGAGGCGCTGTCGCGACGAGGGGCCACATCCCGGCCTACTTCAGCGCGCACCTCGCGAGACGATTTCAGATCCTCGGCGTGGTCGATCCCGCGCCCGGCGTTGCGCCGGGTCACGGGATTCCCGTTCTCGATCGTCTGGATCGGATCCGGGACCTCGGTCCCGTCGACTTTCTGGACGTTTGCACACCGACAGCGTTGCACCTCAGGCTTACCCTATGGGGTCTCGAGCACGGATTCCACGTGCTGTGCGAGAAACCGGTGGCGCTGAACCGGAACGAAGCGGAGCAGATCGCGGTCGCGGCCAAGCGCGCCGGGAGGGTGGTCCTGCCCTGCCACCAGTACCGATACAACCCCGCTTGGCTCAAGATACGCGAATGGCTGAAGGCCGGTCGCATCGGACGCTGGCACCTGGGTGAGTTCATCGTTCGCCGGACCGCCGCCGACGCAGGGGCCGGGGGAGCCGCCGACACGCCGTGGCGCGGCCGACGCGAGAAGAGCCGGGGAGGGATCCTCCTGGATCACGGAACGCACCTGATCTACCTGGTGCTCGACCTGGCAGGGCTTCCTCAGGAGACCCGCTGCTGGACCGGCCGCCTCCGCCGCGAGCCGTACGAGGTAGAGGATACGGCCCATGTTCTTCTTCGGTACCCCGACCGGGCCGTGACCTTTTTCCTGACCTGGGCGGACCAGACCCGCGCGACGAGCATTCGCTTCACGGGGGAGCGGGGTCTTATCGAATGGACGGAAGGGGTGCTTTGCCTGGACTGCGACACGGCGCACGAGCGCCTCGATTTGGCCAGGGAGCTTGCGAAGTCCGCCTATCCGAGTTGGTTCGCCCGTCTCTTCAGGAGATTCGCCGCGGCCATCGAGCGTCACGAATTGACGGTCGGCCTGCGCGAGATCCACGAGGTGGGAGCGGTCCTTGAGGAGTCGTACGCCTCCGCGGCGCGGGAGTCGGATGTCCTCGCCCAGGCGGCGCCGTGAGCCATCGAAGCAGGTTCCTCCTGTTCGCGCTCGGGCTGGCGGTCTTTTGCTATCTCCTCTCGCAGCTGCCCCTGCGGGATCTCGTAGAGAATGCGCGTCGCACGGGATGGCTCATCATTCCGATCCTGCTCGTGTACGGGGCCGTGTACGCGTGCTACAACGCCTCGTGGCGCGTGGTCATGTCCGACGAACGGACCCCCATCCCCTTCTGGCGCTCCTACGCGATCACGCTCTCCGGCTTTGCCATCAATTACGTCACACCGGTGGTGAATCTCGGGGGCGAGCCCTACCGCATCGCAGCCGCCACGCCGTGGCTGGGCCGTCGCCGCGCGACGGGGTCGATCATCCTCTGCACCATGCTGCACGGTTTGAGCCATCTGCTCATATGGCTGACGGCGATCGCGCTGGCGATCGCGTTCCACCCTCACGGCGAGATCCAGGTAGCGGGCTTGTCTGTCTTGGGGCTCATCCTCGTGGGACTCGCGGCCCTCTTGCTCACGCGGCACGATCAGGGGTTCCTCGAGGCGCTCCTCGACCTCTTGTTGCGGCTCCCGTGGCTCCGGCGATTTGTCCAGAACCTGGAGGCTCGGCGTCCAGCTCTCGCTGAGGTCGATCGGCAGATCATCGCGTTCTACCGCGGGCACCGGCGTCGCTTCTTTCTCGCGCTGGGTCTCGAGTACCTGGGCCGCTGCATTGCCATGCTCGAGTACGTCCTGATCATCTGGAGCGTGGGCATACACGTCACCGTCGGGGACGCCTTCATCATCGGGGCATTC
It includes:
- a CDS encoding aspartate aminotransferase family protein; translated protein: MSTTKAPSLALPGPASEKWFDTEAEYLAPGIQSVALFARLCIDRGEGALLYDVDGNRYIDLLAGVGVASLGYAHPRYVEALRRQLARVHVGSFTTENRAALVKLLAEITPGDLRRTQFYSGGAEAVEAAIRLAQSHTGKSEVIAFWGGFHGKTGGVLPLLGSNFKHALGPLMPGRYLSPYASCARCAFDKTFPSCGWHCVEFLRQKIDVETARNVAAILVEPIQGTSGNIIPPRGYLKELEGLARELGALLICDEMITGFGRTGMMFGVDHDGIVPDVMTVGKGFGGGFPMSAIIARESVAFAKPFANPSGSSSSYGGNPLAAAAARVTVETILAERLVDNARRVGDVMLTEMKSWEREIPIVSDVRGRGLLLGMDLVVPGTRQWLDKKTTRWIFDTLLTRGVLAMIYNPEVRINPPLVINEELAMEALAAMKGVLREASDRLG
- a CDS encoding CDP-alcohol phosphatidyltransferase family protein is translated as MKPPIDLADKGAEVEEWLDLRFFRPLGYWIAKALQPTRVSANQVTLWSLATGLVAGHLFYYAGPWPGALGFVLFIISDIFDSADGQLARLRSVESRFGRIVDGLADNLRFANLYLTLMARLAVQGRNWFDLLLVLAAGLSQSLQGTSVDFIRLSFLSLGPGHREPVELPEEVAVPRQGSLFQKLAAFAYRAYVRRQSWMFPRSMELERRLRQGLLPEQEIRSCRLRQRAVVNLCAWQGHNIRFGLLGAAAVLGWIEGYLWVTVTVMNILLLVSVALYEGNARNLLEAVRSDALVTVAES
- a CDS encoding Gfo/Idh/MocA family oxidoreductase, which encodes MRGTRGTCSRPSVPMPLSPSPNPDRPPLRGVIVGGGAVATRGHIPAYFSAHLARRFQILGVVDPAPGVAPGHGIPVLDRLDRIRDLGPVDFLDVCTPTALHLRLTLWGLEHGFHVLCEKPVALNRNEAEQIAVAAKRAGRVVLPCHQYRYNPAWLKIREWLKAGRIGRWHLGEFIVRRTAADAGAGGAADTPWRGRREKSRGGILLDHGTHLIYLVLDLAGLPQETRCWTGRLRREPYEVEDTAHVLLRYPDRAVTFFLTWADQTRATSIRFTGERGLIEWTEGVLCLDCDTAHERLDLARELAKSAYPSWFARLFRRFAAAIERHELTVGLREIHEVGAVLEESYASAARESDVLAQAAP
- a CDS encoding flippase-like domain-containing protein — encoded protein: MSHRSRFLLFALGLAVFCYLLSQLPLRDLVENARRTGWLIIPILLVYGAVYACYNASWRVVMSDERTPIPFWRSYAITLSGFAINYVTPVVNLGGEPYRIAAATPWLGRRRATGSIILCTMLHGLSHLLIWLTAIALAIAFHPHGEIQVAGLSVLGLILVGLAALLLTRHDQGFLEALLDLLLRLPWLRRFVQNLEARRPALAEVDRQIIAFYRGHRRRFFLALGLEYLGRCIAMLEYVLIIWSVGIHVTVGDAFIIGAFSSLVLNLLFFMPMELGSREGGHYLAFALVGLGPELGIYAALITRLREIVWIGTGILLIWFAGRSTPRTAWLKEEVGNP